The window caaaaaatacaattttcttCCCCTTGGTTTTGTCTATTAAGATGTTGGCAGAGAAAAAATTCCCATGTTTGTCTTCAATGATAACAGTTACACCTAGAGTTTTTCCCTATTTCTTATAGAAGAACCGTGGAATCTTTACCGTTATCTGGTAAAATAATTTGAACAGGTATGCTAATGTTTTGGAAAAATCGGGttgtatagaaaaaaaaaaaaaaagagattggaATGTGTATTGATGTCAAAGCTGAAAACTTACATCGTTGCTTCCAATGATGACAGCAAAGTTGGCTTTAACACGATTCTCTGCAATTTTTGATTGCCATTGTTATCTCTGCAAGAAGGCTTGTATCTGTTGTGGAGTCGGATAAGAAGAACAAGTGATAGTAGAGAGTGTTTCGATCGGTTGGTGGTAAGTAGGGCAAGGTGACTTGTTTCTCCATTTCCCGGGTAATTACAAAAGTTATTTAATGAGTTGACATGATATTAGGGCATATTTTGTACACATCTGCACTTGCATAGGTGTGATTTGAGGGATTTGACCATCATAGCATTATAGTATCTAGTAAAACAACCTTTTTCTGACTTTGAAAAGCAGACCTTCGACGTGGGAAACCAAAATTCTACAATAGAGGTTTCGTGTCTGAACATGAATTCagccttttgtaaaagttaacTTTTATGTTGTTATATAAATCAATAGCCATCCTAGAGACCAGCCTGTACTGTGCTGTGGTAATTCCAAAAGTCCCACTTTTAAAAACAAGGAATATAAATTATGTTCGTTGGATTATAGTTAGCAATTTGAACCGATGATGCCTTTTTTGTCTACAGTTGTCCTATTATAGTTAGCAATTTTTAGGTTTTTTACTATAGTTGGTGTAGTGTTTTAAAAGGTTAGTGTTGTgcattaggattttttttttttaggataaacGCATGTAttacattgatttattttttattatagtctCATAACGGAGATTTGCGTTTAATGAATGATTATGGGTTTCATTTGTGATTGGTAATTAATACTACCTACGGTGTcatgtttaagaaaaatatttaagcacATTTAAAAGTAGTTTAGAACTTTATCAGTTGGCCAAATTTAATTAGTCTAactcatttaaaaatttatcaagtTGTTCCTTAAGGATTTTGTTTATAGACCGGGGGGAGTGCAACAtgtataaataactatttaaataattattaggaaaaaaattgttcaatttatcacaacTATGCTATGGActtgattatttataattatttataaaaattatagtgTATAAAGATAAATGCTCTTgtgacaattttttataattgttatggACTTGATTATTTATCACCACTATGCTATGGACTTGATTATTCATAATTTATCACCAACTATGCTATGGACTTGGTTATAATtgtattacaataaaaaatttactggATCCCATATGTTATTGTCAATTGCAGAAAAGCACATCCCCCAATTTGCTattactagaaaaaaaattaaggttcGGGGGAAAAGTGTACAATAATATGACTATCTAACAATCCCTGACTAAGAAGAGAGAGTGGTGGGCATGACAAATCTagaaatttcaataaataacataaacatGTAACGAAAGAAGACTTTCACAGGAGTCTCTTCTCTTTAAAGTGAGGGAGCACATAAACAAGACTTTCACACGAGTCTCTTCTCTTCTCTACGAAGGCTCTCCTTTCATTTGGTTCCTTAATTTAAGAATGTTATGTGTTAATTTTTTGAAGTAGGATTtaaatctcacaagttatcctTGCAATTGCAATTCTTATCTGCCATACACTTGAATCatgttatcaattttagtaaataataattctttattttattatcataaattttatcaaattattatattgttaatttgacaagtggttgattaaatataattttttttaacatgatacaaattatgataatgagaaacaaattctttataattttaatgtaaattatTGTTGATTATAAGATTATTGTGAATTGGATAAACATTAAcaaatctcatttattaattttcatatatagatGATGTACATGTAGATGTCATCATTGCACTAACTCAATTGAGAAATCTTAATGGAATCTtaatttttcaagaaataagTTCTCAAAGCTAATATAATAGTTTTCGTTGACGTAAGATTATCAtagtaattgataatttattttttatattttaatttcaaacacGTCTTAGGATACCACTTCAATAAATATtagatatgattaaatacttgtAGAATTAATGATATAATTAAGACCTAGATCATGACAATTGAATGAAATAAgtaaaaagtttgttaagtcattctTTCAATATACTTTAGCGTTAATGTTGAGTTGTATATATAGTGGAaggaaatattatattattcttctCTTAATTGTTGAAGATAAAATATGTTAGTTCATGTTATTCGGACCCTAAAGAGTGTTGGCATATGCTTAccttaattacttaattaattatgattaatttattatcagTTTAGTATTGAACATATAAGATCACACACATACaaagtgttttaatttttataaaagaaaataatttgtttaataattaaattagatgatttaatttaatcaaatttatacTTGtagaatatcatttttttatatgtgaaagttgtccacaaaataaaaataaaattatattattacatATTAGGTCATCTCCAATAGTAATTCTTGAAAGGAAATCTTAACTTCAAGATTTGATCTTCTTAAGATCTATTATTAGAGTTAAAGATCTTCACGTGAAAATCTGATTCTTGTAGAAAAACCACCAAAATCCAcattatttcttgaaaaaaataattttttttgtctatcgtacacaatagtatttttttttcctatttccaTTGTGCACAatcctttcttttctatttctatcGTGCACCatagtttttatttctatttctttgATATGACTACCGTAATTAGTTATGTCATTATTTGACaattatcttttgttttatgttagtaatgttttcaagtaaaaagatttttcatagtttttatttttaagtaaaaaagataaagagacATTGATAGACGTACTGTATTCTCACTAttgaagaagtttttttttttttttcttcaagaacaaaCATGAAGGTAcacaatttgaattttaagtatttattgttttcattttaaatatcaaACCAACCACCGGGCACCTAGCTAAACTAGCAAACGACTAAACAAAGCACAAGGCACTAACCCAAAATTAGCATTAGGCATCGTTTGTTGCTTCATAAAAAGGATTGGAAGAGAAAAGTCTTCATGTTCCATGTTTatgaatttttgaaattttcatcactttggtaaaaaaaacattaaaattcaaCCCTTTGGCTGTTGTCAATAAAATTTGTGGacatattatttatgttattaggtatttttctgcataaaaatcatatcaaaagTCATTTTCTACatgaattttagattttttcggTATGTATGCATtttagtcactttaaaaattaattaaaaaataatcccttgcaaaaaaaaattaaaactttgtgAAACAACAAATGTCATAATTAACAATTTTGCTGAACGAATTAcgaaaatttaagtattttcaataataatgagaggtttaaaataaaaataattagaccACCCACACTATTACTTAATTGGGCAACGTTTATCATATTAGCCCATTTCATCATGCACAggattgtatatttttttttgtgagatgGTAATTATTCTCTGGGACATGTTATGTGCATCCAGCAAGATTAGTGATGCACCCAACAATTAGGTGAATGAGCAAAATTACCTTTATGccaaagtttgaaaataaaactaatttttaaaaaaataattccttcTTCCGAAAGAAAGTTCTTTCGGTAGAACAATTTATTCTACCGGAAGAATTTGTtctaccggaagaaccttcttccaaaGAAGCTatcggaagaaggttcttccggatgaACAAATTGTTCTatcggaagaaccttcttccagaagaagaaattattttttttaacacaagggTAATTTTGTCCATTCACCTAATTGCTGGATGCACCTAGCATGTCCCTTAGTCTCTTCCGTTAAAGTCGGCCCATTTTTCGTTTACCAATGCtatgttagaattttttttgttccaaAAGACAAGTATTTTAGTAGGAGGTTGTGCTTAGGATCTACCGTTGATTGATGGTTCTCGCAAGTTACTTAGTTGGGGAAGTTTTCTCTTCAAGACGGAGACTGCAAAGTCATATGTTATTCCGGTGAATGTATTGTGGGGAAAAGAATTGCAAACAAGAGTATATTAGTAATGATGGGATGTGTAAATAGCCACTCCCTTAAGGTTTATGAGACCGGCCCTTGGTTAGGTAATTATGCATCTAGTGCTTGTCTATATTTATCACCTGCGTGTATAAAGAAATTTTGGGAATTGTAATTTaatccaaaataaattatagatagACTCTTCAAAATTTACCCTCCATCAACAtcgaattttaattttttttaaagcaaaattatttaatacatatattattatacaagtGGTTCATTTAATAGGTGATGTTTAAATCCTTAAGTCATTGTAGGCTTGAATACTAAAGACCTCAGGCCAAGTAACTTCCAAAAAGCATGTTGCAGAGTACCATAACTATGTATTAAGACACAGTAATGGGTTGTTACTCGACGAAGAAAAGAATACATGTTCCTCCGATTTGCTTTTGTATAAAAACATCTGCCAACATAAGGATTTCACGACATTCAAAATGGCGCCTGCATCAAAGGATTGGTTTCTAAAAACTATGGTATTTCTCCAAAACCAAAATATTCACAAATGTTTCATGCCATAACAGATATCTCCACCTGCGATTCCTCCTTCCTCTGATAAAAATACCAAATAGGTTGTATACATGTGATATTTCTTGCAGTACAATCACCTCAACATCAAATATTTTGCTGGCACTCAATAAGGCCTCTGGCTTATAAGTTCGCAGTTTACACTTTATACAAATGGGATTTGAGCAAAAGCTGTTTTTAGCAACTTGCTTtataataatttctataaattGAAGACATATTGAAATGGGATGGTtccaaaaaagttttaaaactaACACATAGATGTTTAAGTGGTGTGAAGTGCTAAAACAAATCCAAGAGGGATTGGTTATATAGTAATTATAAAGACAGAAATCACCAAAGCAAGGGTCATGCACACAATTCATTACACATGCATCCTGAAAAACTTCTACACAGTTCTCCTACCCAATGTTTCAACATCCATATAACAACGACAATCTTCAACTTTGGCTGACGTCCAAAAAAGTGCAAAGTTGTAATGTCAATCCTCATCCaaaacaacacaacacaacttGTAGAACCCACTAAAGTATCCACTTCcttcaaaataacaataataaaagtgTAAGATTAGTTAAATAACAAATCCTATTGCTACAATCACCAAAAGGTATAAATGAATTACACATGAGGTTCACATAACAATACCATGTCAGCAGTACATGCACCATCTCCAGTAGATTGTGACACTTGAACATTTGTTCTGCCTTTAGTACATGACCTTTTACTATGGCCAAGTAAGCCACATTTGCCACAACGATTAGTCTGCTTACTTTTGCCTCCATTACTACTTGTACCAGCACCACATCCCTTTGTTCTAACAACACATGGATCTTCTACTGTATCATGCACAGTCTAACTGTCTTTATTTTCTGCATGACCCTGGTTCCCATGTTTTTGCCTAATTTCATAACTTGTCGAACAAGAATGTTCACAACATCGTTGTAGTCATCTTCATAACGAGGGGCAACTTCTGCCATTTCTGTAAAAAGGAAATGCAAGTGAGCATGCCTTGAAACAGGACTAGAATCCCAAAAAGTCGAGCTATCCACATATCTTCCAATTATTGATTTCTTGGCTTTTTTGGTCCACCGATTCAATACTAAACATTTTGGCACCTCACGAAAGTCAAGAAACACCAGCAACACCACTATATGATCACAAGGCATCCCAAAAGATTCCATCTTCATACAAAAGCACCTAAAATCAACTAAGGGACAATAAGAAACATGACAAATGCTCCCAATATCACAGTACTTAGAGACAAAATAAATGGAACAAAATGGCGTCTGGTGGCAATCCCTGACCATCATTAAGCACGCTGCTTTTGACAAAACAACTCAAAATTGTAAAAACATTTCCTTAGCGAATTGCTCTGATGCAGACCTCTCAAGTGAGTGAAACCTTGTTTGCAGTTTGTCACTACCATAATCAGATTCAAGATCAGCTTCAGTTTCCCTGAATCTGAAGTATGTCAAACACATTTGAAATTGTTCAACAAATATACTAAAACCAATCTTTGAGTGGACAAAATTGCCAAGATGATTGTGAAATGCTTCACAACGGGAAGTAGTCCTTAGTCCTGCAAAGAAATGACCCCTAATGTGAGAGGTAGCCCACATCTTCCTCCTTTCATACAAATCATTCATCCACTTGTTGTCATGTAGTTCAAACTTATGTATCATTTCATCCCACAATTCCTCAAAATGACCAACATCATAATCTCCTAGCATGCATCTCTTTCAAGTATGGTAACATTGTTGTTCACATTCCAAAGTAAATGCCATGCACAAAGTCTATTTCCGTTCTAATACTCTATCTGAGAGTTATCCATATTTATCAAATCTGTTCCTATCCAACGAAGCGCTATTGGATCAAATGACAAAGACATTATTGAGAAAAAGATGGCTTTTTCCAGATGAGATGGTTGTTGCTATCTGCTCCAATAAGGAATCATTGGTTTAActgaataactaaaaaatagatAGACCTTTCTTTCTCTTAGTCTCAGGTCGATGGATCTTCTCACTTGAAAGATCCCCTGTATCGATAATACACATTCCAGTTTGGGAACGTCCTGTGGTGAGACTCAGGAAACACAATCCTAATTGCATTCTTCATTGCTAAATCACCATTAATTATGAACGAATTTGGATGTTTCCCTCTCATAGCTTCCTTCAATTGTTCCAGCAATCACACACAACTTTGCTCTGCCTAGTTGGAAACAAGACCAGTTGCAAAAACAATTGTCTGCTTGATTGACACCTGAAAAAATGACGAACTGAAATATGTACTTGTTCTTACGGTAAGTGACATCAAACGCAACATCACCAAAGACTTCATAATTAAGTTGGCTTTCTCCATCGCACCAGAATAAACGTTGCAATCTCCCATCTTCATCAAGTATGTGTCTTTCAAACATCAATGGGCCTATCTTCATGTCATGCAAAAACTATAATGCCCCACTAGCATTAGAATATTGTTCTCTCTTTTGATGTATGTGCCATTTGATTATACATATCTTTCATTAAGGTTATTTTTATCCcctacaatattttttaaaaaattaaatcaccggtgaaaaaattaaaaaaaaaaacccacaacTGCaagtaacattaaaatattgggTTCACCACAGTTAACCATTTTCTAACCTTCTCCACCCTAGACATCATCATTTTTAGAACAACAATTTGTTTTTGTCTAGAGCTTTGTAATATATAATGACCAAATTTCCTCCAAAAAGATCAAATTGTGATAgtatttgattaataaaatgaatgatttCAATGTcaatacaatattttattttagatagaaatgaattattttattaccatcagaaaacataaatagaataaaaataaaaataaaagtaacaactaaaaaagaaaaaaattaatgtgtagTTAAAAATTAACAGAAAACTATAATGTTTTGTATTTCTTAATTTAGAAAGTACAAATCAAGTTGAATCGATTCATGGGTTCAAAAACAGAACCGTCTCGTACAATGTCAGATCAGATTAGGTTGATTCAGGAGTTCAAAAACAAAACCATCTTATGCATTGTCGGATTTGAGTGTTGGTTCAAGTTTGACCCAAATCccggacaaaaaaaaatacccaaACTAATTGGATTGGATCAAGTCAGGTCCTCAGTTATCCATGCCCATAAACACCCCTATATACAGGACAAGAATACCCTTAGTCAGGTGtcataaaaagttattatgcAACTAAAACTTGACTCTTCCCTCCCATTGTCCCGTTTGTGTTGTATGATTTGCTTATTCCACAATATCCTTTTTCAGTATATTAGTTTAGTTGGATACTCTTTAGTCTCCATTTCAGTTTTTCACAGATGATACGTGGTGATTCATACACGATACTTTTCCTCCCTCTTGCAAAGAATGTTTAGCAAAATTAACTTCTGAATCTTACAGGTCTATATGTAATGTAGTCATCCATGGTCCTAATCTCACATTTTTATCAATTGAAGGCTTTCATCATCAAATAATCTCACTTTTTTCaggaaataataacaataatgataacaagaacaacaacaataataaccaATACCCTCAGTCAGCCCTATACAAACCAAAATGATTGTTGGAGGCTCTAGTCAAAAAAGTGTGAAAGGCAAGTTCTTTAAACCCTTTTTTTTACCTCCCTCAAACTATTGTTATTACACCAGTACATTTAATCTAGGCAACTGCAACTTCTTCATCCTCAAAACTCAGATTTAATGTCTGTAATTTAAAGCCTGAACCTTGTATGGTTTCTACAAGACTAGAAGCCACTCCTGTAGCTTGGACTGTTGTCTGCTTCTTCAACTGAATAAGAGcacaaaaaatcattaatgatattaagtaaaattaaattcattggaCAATGTTTACCTAATAGATAGTTACATCCCTCGTATAAAAAGCTCAATGGCAaggtattatattttataagttttatattGATCAGGAATATGTGTTTCAACAATTCAATTACGTGATAACTATTAGGAGACATTCTTAAAGATTTCAATTCCATTAGGGTGCCAACCTGTAAGCCAAATAGTTTAACTCATGTTGGGAGATCATCCAAAATCAAGAATTTAGAGttcatcatttaaaattaacacAATTAAGCTTTTTTGTCAACTGGCAATTGTATAAAAGTACTTGAATTATACCTCTAAAATTGCAAGTCCTTCAGCAAGCTGAACCTTCAAATCTGTAACACCTTCTGTCtcctataaaaatatataatggaaCAATTATAACCAAGTGTTAAGGGCAACAAGAAAATTTCCCCAAGACAATGACAATATggcaaaagaagaaagaaaacaatcaaagaagTGGCCAACAAATTCCTTTGCAGAAATTGAATTAAAAGCTTTCTATTTGTAAAACCTTAATGCAGGGCATATAAATAAGAGACCTGCCCATTATTACATTAAACTATTGTTGTGGCTGGAAACAAAGAAACATACTCCCCGTTGAATCATCTCCATTGAGAAAGCAGTATTTGGTTACATGACAAGCTTACTTTCTGGATGGCCAAAATAATGTGGCATATATTTACAATAGTGCCCATGTTATTCCTACACTTGAATCCAATCACGCAGACGAGAGGCTACTACAAGCTAGGCTTATAGAAAGGAGAGGAGACAAATGCTCAAACATAAAAAGGAGTTCCAAGTCTCACAGCTGAACCGTATGTGATGAGATTTCCCCTCTTCCCCCATTCAAAAACTAGGTTGACCATGGTTTCACTAATATAGTATGGATTgtcttattttaaattacatttgaatCTAAGTTATACAATACTGGGTCTAAATAAATGTCACTAACATCTGATACCTTAAATTACTCTTAGTCTCCTACATCATCATCCAGTAAAAGGAAATCAGCCAACAACAACCACTCATGTCTTTTTCAGAGGAATAATTCTAAAATGAGGAACTAAATCATAAGAAGTATTATTGCAGCTATGTTTATCAAGGAACTCAGAACAAAATAACATGAGTGAAAATATGAAGACTcacaacaccaaaaaaaaaaggtgtattTGCATCAAATTTATATTCACATTAAAGCGattgaacaacaaaaaaaaaaagattagaaaGTTCATAGAGATACCTCTAAAGCTTTGGTCAAAGCTGGAATAGCTGTTTCACTCACTGTTCCCTCTGCCTTAAAATGTGCAAAAGTAAACAGTTAGTCTCAAGAAAAGTGATATAGTTACAAACAGAATTGTATCTACCTGAAGATCcaattgcacaatttttttagggaaaaaaaatacGACTCAGCCGGGTAATCTAATGATCCATGAATCCATCTGTTTTAGGTTTAGACAGCTACAACACTGATTAGTGTGACTGTGTGAGTAATATAGTTCAGACCTTAGCCCATTGGCCCATGATGGGAGGGCACTAGGGTTAGTTTATTGAATAAACCCTCAATTTAGCCTTTGAATGATATAATTCAAACATATTCGAGCAACTCTAATGCAGGTGTTTCTGTTAGTTCTTAAccattataaaatcaaattttcaggTCAAAACGAGGGTTCTTGTGTGAATGGAGAGATAAAATGAAACCCactaaaaataagttaagaaCTTAAGTTGGATTCTATGATTCAGATTGCAGTGAAAATTAGTGAGTGTTCtaaaatcttatgtgacaacaAGGAATCCAATAAAAGAGAGTCAAtaacccacacacacacacacacacacacatatatcaCTTCATCGGTCAAATTGTCCCCAGCACTGTTAACTCTAGGACGAATTTGAACAACAGAAAGCGAATATCAAGCACTTAAGTGGCAATTCTCATTTCTCAGGGACTAACACGATGGTGCTCTATCTTTCATTGATTAATTTCGTTATTTACATGCTATATCTTTTAGGAATTAACTGGTATTTATTCTAACTTATTTGGCTTGGTCCCGTCTGGATTTTCAAAGGCACACAACTTGTCCTATCCGTGATCTAATTTCATGCAATTCCTATATCATTTAGAACCCCCAATTGCAGGAAAAAGGTACAAATTCATTCACTGagttaaaaaaagaacaaacttTGTGACTTGGGTAGGTCTGAAAAGTCGAATTCAAAGCCACATTGATAAAAACATACTAGTTATATACAAGGTTCCtgcaataaaaatttaaatgggCATTGCAAATTGCAAAAGGCACACAATAAACtaataattgatgtaaaaagaaaaaaagaaagaaagaaaaagtgcaGTGATGTACCTGAAAGAACATGGTGAGAGTATCTGATGGGGAAACGGGAACCACAACGGGTGGTGCTTCGGAGGTTGATGGTTGTTCAGAGTCATCAGCAGCGTTGAGTTCTTGCTGGGTATCTTCTTCCACTGCCTTCACCACGCGCTTCTTCTTCTGAATTGTTTGTACCTTCAATGATGAAGTGGCAGAGCGCAAGGGGAAGCTACAAAAAAAGGCAAAGGAGgagggagaagaaaaagaagaagagagtgtaaaagaagaagaagaagaagaagaagaagagcgcAGAGACAGAGATGATAAAAGTGTGAGTGTGGCCATTTTTTTCACACACAGTAAAGAGAAGTTGCTGTTCTTATTTCCCACACCCTATCTATTCTATCTATCCACAccagaaagaaaagaacatcATTGTATACTCTCACAAATAAATTGGTGATTTCCCATGTTGTCCATAAAACTACCACTCACCTCTTAAGTCATAAGTCATAACAAaccttttttcttattctcaTAAGTCATatcccaattttattttattttttggctttttttatataaaaatattcttgaGGGAAACAAGGTTTAATTGTGTAAtctattaaattgaaatttgtttcCATTATGTATCTGAAACATATA of the Glycine max cultivar Williams 82 chromosome 13, Glycine_max_v4.0, whole genome shotgun sequence genome contains:
- the LOC100500408 gene encoding uncharacterized protein LOC100500408, with product MATLTLLSSLSLRSSSSSSSSSFTLSSSFSSPSSFAFFCSFPLRSATSSLKVQTIQKKKRVVKAVEEDTQQELNAADDSEQPSTSEAPPVVVPVSPSDTLTMFFQAEGTVSETAIPALTKALEETEGVTDLKVQLAEGLAILELKKQTTVQATGVASSLVETIQGSGFKLQTLNLSFEDEEVAVA